A window of the Henckelia pumila isolate YLH828 chromosome 3, ASM3356847v2, whole genome shotgun sequence genome harbors these coding sequences:
- the LOC140889530 gene encoding uncharacterized protein, protein MAAAEEVQLYLKVTMTKESCKVLFRPCLPIVRLLIKHYGEDAPILGSLSSLYAGLLNLDSSHFCTEKGKLLLLNPRNSSGHQCRRLKLKIDDTPPIQYFTCKNRTCVSIYYSVKCHCSNSNTELITKDLEIEAQSGEKSVFTVQTASCILTDDLQILTNSPASVFRILELNGIDDKNVVEGRKLIVGLKEIMDLLKESLVSKTLITDHIIRDKILGAATSNERKKYSASPKYVPVPPQTQTREHISLDSKKITVKAIVQKSTNRILVAQTWEDFADFLFSLLAIPLGRVQFLLGNNTCFYSIDNLYRSISSLEDLKYVKSRETMARILEPRIPPYNLSSYQIYSSTLAKNENDRPKRPRKFCERTHDIYGVTDDLVVSTPSSTSIVSILNKMEIPLSDVEERELDIGMEEALSILKASLTSTSALTDGLKPFLTRKPEEEK, encoded by the exons ATGGCTGCCGCAGAGGAAGTACAATTATATTTGAAAGTCACGATGACCAAAGAAAGCTGCAAAGTTTTATTTCGCCCATGTTTGCCAATTGTGAGGCTTCTAATCAAGCACTATGGAGAAGATGCACCAATTCTTGGAAGTTTGAGCTCTTTGTATGCGGGTTTACTGAATTTGGATAGTAGTCATTTCTGTACAGAGAAGGGGAAACTGTTGCTGCTCAACCCAAGAAATTCATCTGGACATCAATGTAGGAGACTAAAACTCAAGATTGATGATACTCCGCCCATCCAGTACTTCACGTGCAAGAATAGGACGTGTGTAAGCATATACTATAGCGTGAAATGCCATTGTTCGAATTCGAATACAGAATTAATCACGAAAGATTTAGAAATTGAAGCCCAAAGTGGAGAAAAAAGTGTGTTTACTGTGCAAACAGCTTCTTGTATTTTAACTGATGATTTGCAGATTCTGACTAATTCTCCAGCTTCAGTTTTCCGAATTCTGGAACTCAATGGTATCGATGACAAAAATGTAGTCGAGGGAAGAAAACTGATTGTTGGGTTGAAAGAG ATAATGGATCTGCTCAAGGAATCATTAGTTTCCAAGACTTTAATAACAGATCATATCATTCGCGATAAGATCTTGGGGGCTGCTACTTCCAATGAAAGAAAAAAGTACTCTGCATCGCCTAAATATGTACCAGTACCACCTCAGACTCAAACTAGGGAACACATAAGTTTAGATTCTAAGAAGATTACTGTCAAAGCTATTGTGCAAAAATCTACAAACAGGATTCTGGTAGCACAAACGTGGGAAGACTTCGCTGATTTTCTTTTCAGTTTGCTCGCCATCCCCTTAGGAAGGGTTCAGTTTCTATTAGGCAACAACACTTGTTTTTATAGCATCGATAATTTGTACAGGAGCATTTCTAGTTTGGAAGATTTGAAGTATGTGAAGAGTAGGGAGACAATGGCTAGAATACTGGAACCCCGAATTCCTCCTTACAATCTCTCCAGCTACCAGATT TACTCCTCAACATTGGCTAAAAATGAAAATGATCGACCCAAAAGGCCAAGAAAGTTTTGTGAAAGGACCCATGACATTTACGGTGTGACTGATGATCTGGTAGTGTCAACTCCGTCTTCAACCTCCATTGTTTCCATTCTTAACAAGATGGAAATTCCTCTATCCGATGTCGAGGAACGGGAGCTTGACATTGGTATGGAAGAG GCTTTGAGCATACTGAAGGCCTCTCTTACATCAACAAGTGCCTTAACAGATGGTCTCAAACCATTCTTAACAAGAAAGCCGGAGGAAGAGAAATGA